From the Cohaesibacter sp. ES.047 genome, one window contains:
- the lipA gene encoding lipoyl synthase, giving the protein MVTIIDTVSNKAAGEAAPARPRHPEKAHRPDSPVQRKPDWIRVKAPGSGTYQETLDIVRSNKLVTVCEEAGCPNMGECWSHRHASFMIMGEICTRACAFCNVSTGMPNALDPHEPENTGRAVAQMGLKHVVITSVDRDDLDDGGAQHFAEVIHAIREASPETTIEVLTPDFLRKDGALETVVAAKPDVFNHNLETVPSNYLKVRPGARYFHSIRLLQRVKELDPTMFTKSGIMVGLGEERNEVLQLMDDLRVADVDFLTIGQYLQPTKKHHPVMNFVTPDEFKGYETIAYTKGFLLVSSSPLTRSSHHAGEDFAKLKAARIAKIGH; this is encoded by the coding sequence ATGGTTACTATCATCGATACCGTTTCGAACAAGGCAGCAGGCGAAGCAGCTCCTGCGCGTCCCCGCCATCCAGAAAAAGCGCATCGTCCTGACAGTCCGGTGCAGCGCAAGCCAGACTGGATCCGTGTCAAGGCACCCGGATCCGGGACCTATCAAGAAACGCTCGATATCGTGCGCAGCAACAAGCTCGTCACCGTGTGCGAAGAGGCAGGATGTCCCAACATGGGCGAATGCTGGTCGCATCGGCACGCGAGCTTCATGATCATGGGCGAGATTTGCACGCGGGCATGCGCTTTCTGTAACGTCTCGACGGGCATGCCCAATGCGCTCGATCCGCACGAGCCGGAAAACACTGGCCGCGCGGTGGCTCAGATGGGGCTGAAGCACGTTGTGATCACCTCGGTTGACCGGGATGATCTGGACGATGGTGGAGCGCAGCATTTTGCTGAGGTGATCCATGCGATCCGCGAAGCCTCTCCTGAGACAACCATCGAGGTGCTGACGCCGGACTTCCTGCGCAAGGATGGGGCTTTGGAAACCGTGGTGGCCGCCAAGCCGGACGTTTTCAACCACAACCTTGAGACTGTTCCGTCGAATTATCTCAAGGTGCGTCCGGGTGCTCGTTATTTCCACTCGATCCGCCTTTTGCAGCGGGTCAAGGAGCTGGATCCCACCATGTTCACCAAGTCGGGTATCATGGTTGGCCTTGGCGAAGAGCGCAATGAAGTTCTGCAGCTGATGGATGACCTTCGGGTGGCCGATGTCGATTTCCTGACCATCGGTCAGTATCTGCAGCCAACCAAGAAGCACCATCCGGTGATGAATTTCGTCACGCCTGATGAATTCAAGGGGTATGAAACGATCGCCTATACCAAGGGCTTCCTTCTTGTTTCTTCCAGCCCGTTGACGCGGTCGTCGCACCATGCCGGTGAGGACTTCGCCAAGCTCAAGGCTGCTCGTATTGCCAAAATCGGTCACTAA
- a CDS encoding GlsB/YeaQ/YmgE family stress response membrane protein, with protein MGFIGWIIVGIVAGFIAEKVTKSDHGLITNLIVGLIGAFVGGFIADRFGISFVNNALVDTTIIATLGAILVLFIYQKVRS; from the coding sequence ATGGGCTTTATCGGTTGGATCATCGTCGGCATCGTTGCCGGTTTCATTGCAGAGAAAGTTACCAAGTCCGATCATGGACTGATTACAAACCTGATCGTCGGTTTGATCGGCGCATTTGTTGGCGGTTTCATTGCCGATAGGTTCGGCATTTCGTTCGTGAATAATGCGCTCGTCGATACAACGATCATTGCCACCCTCGGCGCAATTCTGGTTCTGTTCATTTACCAGAAAGTCAGAAGCTGA
- the lpdA gene encoding dihydrolipoyl dehydrogenase: MAQNEFDVIIVGSGPGGYVAAIRASQLGMKTAIVEKKDLGGICLNWGCIPTKALLRSAEIYHYMQNAKDYGLSAEGIDFDLQKVVERSRGVSKQLNNGVGFLMKKNKVTVIRGTAVLEGKGTIKVTGENEGTYKAPHIILSTGARPRVLPGLEPDGKLIWTYFNALKPDIMPKSLVVVGSGAIGIEFASFFNTMGADVTVVEMMPKILPVEDDEISAMARKALEKQGIKFLTEAKVTKVNKSGETLEATVEKKGGKTETIKADRLISAVGVQGNIEKIGLEKLGVKTDRGCVVIDDYGRTNVEGVYAIGDVAGPPMLAHKAEHEGVVCVEKIAGKHPHPMDKNKIPGCTYCNPQVSSVGLTEQACKEKGLDVRIGRFPFIANGKAIALGEPEGMIKTIFDKKTGQLLGAHMIGAEVTELIQGFCVAMGLETTEEELMHTIFPHPTLSEMMPESVREAYDMMIQA; encoded by the coding sequence ATGGCTCAAAATGAATTTGACGTGATCATCGTTGGCTCGGGCCCGGGTGGCTATGTTGCCGCAATCCGTGCGTCACAGCTTGGCATGAAGACCGCGATCGTCGAGAAAAAAGACCTTGGCGGCATCTGTCTGAACTGGGGGTGTATCCCGACGAAGGCTCTGCTTCGCTCTGCCGAGATCTATCACTACATGCAGAATGCCAAGGATTACGGCCTTTCCGCAGAGGGTATAGACTTTGATCTGCAAAAGGTCGTCGAGCGGTCCCGCGGTGTATCGAAACAGCTGAACAACGGCGTCGGCTTCTTGATGAAAAAGAACAAGGTGACCGTGATCAGGGGCACCGCTGTTCTCGAAGGCAAGGGAACGATCAAGGTTACGGGCGAGAATGAAGGCACCTACAAGGCGCCGCACATCATTCTGTCGACCGGTGCCCGTCCGCGCGTTCTGCCCGGCCTCGAGCCTGATGGCAAGCTGATCTGGACCTATTTCAATGCCTTGAAGCCGGACATCATGCCCAAGTCTCTGGTCGTGGTTGGCTCCGGTGCCATCGGCATCGAGTTTGCCAGCTTCTTCAATACCATGGGCGCTGATGTGACCGTGGTCGAGATGATGCCGAAGATCCTGCCCGTGGAAGATGATGAAATCTCTGCCATGGCACGCAAGGCGCTTGAAAAGCAGGGCATCAAGTTCCTGACCGAAGCCAAGGTGACAAAAGTTAACAAGAGCGGCGAGACTCTTGAAGCCACCGTCGAGAAGAAGGGCGGCAAGACCGAAACCATCAAGGCGGACCGTCTGATTTCGGCTGTTGGCGTTCAGGGCAACATCGAGAAAATCGGCCTTGAAAAGCTGGGCGTCAAAACGGATCGTGGCTGCGTCGTGATCGATGATTACGGCCGCACCAACGTTGAAGGCGTCTATGCCATTGGTGACGTTGCCGGTCCTCCGATGCTTGCCCATAAGGCCGAGCATGAAGGCGTGGTCTGCGTTGAGAAAATCGCTGGCAAGCATCCTCATCCGATGGACAAGAACAAGATCCCGGGCTGCACCTATTGCAACCCGCAGGTTTCTTCTGTCGGCTTGACGGAACAGGCGTGCAAGGAAAAAGGCCTTGATGTTCGTATCGGGCGCTTCCCCTTCATTGCCAACGGCAAGGCGATTGCGCTTGGTGAGCCGGAAGGCATGATCAAGACGATCTTTGACAAGAAGACCGGGCAGCTTCTGGGCGCGCACATGATCGGCGCTGAAGTGACCGAGCTCATTCAGGGCTTCTGTGTCGCGATGGGTCTTGAAACCACCGAAGAAGAGCTGATGCACACGATCTTCCCGCATCCGACGCTGTCGGAAATGATGCCGGAATCGGTACGCGAAGCCTATGACATGATGATCCAGGCCTGA
- a CDS encoding pyruvate dehydrogenase complex dihydrolipoamide acetyltransferase, whose product MPVTITMPALSPTMESGTLAKWLVKEGDDVAIGDIIAEIETDKATMEVEAVDEGKVGKILVEAGATEVPVNQPIAMLLEEGEDESALDEAPAAAPAPKAEDDAKEAPSEPEQKEAAAPQPEVAAGAGVSDGDGNRLFSSPLARRLAKMNDLDLSKIEGSGPRGRIVKRDVDAALEAGTASASAPAEASAEKAPSAGGGAAAAPSAPSDDAIKALYEEGSYEEVPHSGMRKVIAKRLQESKQTVPHFYLEADIMLDDLMALRKQVNGQAPVNDDGKPLYKLSVNDFIIKGMALALQKVPMANATWTEGSRLIHKNSDVGVAVSVPDGLFTPVIRKAEQKALSTISNEMKDLAGRARDKKLSPEEYQGGTTAVSNLGMFGIKNFSAVINPPHGTIIAIGAGEKRPVIKDGEVSVATVMSVTLSCDHRVVDGALGAELLAAFKAYLEKPMAMLV is encoded by the coding sequence ATGCCCGTAACCATTACGATGCCTGCGCTTTCTCCCACCATGGAAAGCGGCACACTGGCCAAATGGCTGGTGAAAGAAGGGGATGATGTGGCCATCGGCGACATCATTGCCGAAATCGAAACCGACAAGGCCACCATGGAAGTGGAAGCTGTCGACGAGGGTAAGGTTGGCAAGATTCTCGTTGAAGCTGGTGCGACCGAAGTCCCGGTCAATCAGCCGATTGCCATGCTGCTCGAAGAGGGCGAGGATGAATCCGCTCTTGACGAGGCCCCTGCTGCGGCTCCGGCGCCAAAGGCCGAAGACGACGCGAAAGAGGCGCCTTCCGAGCCTGAGCAGAAAGAGGCCGCTGCGCCTCAACCCGAGGTGGCTGCCGGTGCTGGTGTGTCCGATGGCGATGGTAATCGCCTCTTCTCCTCGCCGCTGGCTCGCCGACTTGCCAAGATGAACGATCTTGATCTCAGCAAGATCGAAGGGTCCGGCCCGCGTGGCCGTATCGTCAAGCGCGATGTCGATGCTGCTCTTGAAGCGGGTACGGCCAGTGCTTCGGCTCCGGCTGAGGCAAGTGCCGAGAAAGCGCCGAGTGCCGGTGGTGGTGCAGCTGCGGCTCCATCCGCACCAAGCGACGATGCGATCAAGGCTCTGTACGAGGAAGGCTCTTACGAAGAAGTGCCGCATTCCGGTATGCGCAAGGTCATCGCCAAGCGCCTGCAGGAATCCAAGCAGACCGTGCCGCACTTCTATCTTGAAGCCGACATCATGCTTGATGATCTGATGGCGCTGCGCAAGCAGGTCAATGGTCAGGCTCCTGTCAATGATGATGGCAAGCCGCTCTACAAACTCAGCGTCAATGACTTCATCATCAAGGGTATGGCGCTGGCGTTGCAGAAGGTCCCAATGGCGAATGCCACATGGACGGAAGGCTCGCGGCTCATTCACAAGAATTCTGATGTGGGTGTTGCGGTTTCCGTGCCGGATGGACTGTTTACACCGGTCATTCGCAAAGCCGAGCAGAAAGCTCTTTCTACCATTTCAAATGAAATGAAAGATCTGGCTGGACGCGCTCGCGACAAGAAACTTTCTCCTGAGGAATATCAGGGCGGCACGACCGCTGTGTCCAACCTTGGCATGTTCGGCATCAAGAATTTCTCTGCCGTCATCAATCCGCCGCACGGCACGATCATTGCGATTGGTGCTGGTGAAAAGCGGCCCGTGATCAAGGATGGTGAAGTCTCTGTCGCAACCGTGATGTCCGTGACGCTTTCTTGCGATCACCGCGTTGTTGATGGTGCGCTGGGTGCCGAGCTGCTGGCTGCTTTCAAGGCTTATCTTGAAAAGCCGATGGCAATGCTCGTCTAG
- a CDS encoding pyruvate dehydrogenase complex E1 component subunit beta, whose translation MPIKVLMPALSPTMEEGNLAKWVKKEGDEIAIGDVIAEIETDKATMEVEAVEEGTLGKIVVEEGAQGVKVNSLIALILEEGEDASALDNVSDDAPAASESAPKEESSDSSSDAKGTDAPKTIPAAAAPQAPLVKPVEEEAPEIPEGTPMKTQSVREALRDGMVEEMRKDDRVFLMGEEVAEYQGAYKITQGMLDEFGPKRVIDTPITEHGFTGLAAGAAMAGLRPIVEFMTFNFAMQAMDQIINSSAKTLYMSGGQITNPIVFRGPNGAAARVAAQHSQDYSAWYSSVPGLIVVNPYTAADYKGLMKSAIRTNNPVVFLENEILYGHNFDVPDIEDHIVPLGKARVARKGTDVTIVSFGIGMTYALGAAEELAKEGVDAEVIDLRTLRPLDIDTVLRSVIKTGRCVTVEEGWPQCSMSSELGFQIMEKAFDYLDAPVARVTGKDVPMPYAANLEKLALPSIAEVIQAVKAVTYA comes from the coding sequence ATGCCAATTAAAGTTCTGATGCCGGCCCTTTCCCCCACCATGGAAGAGGGCAACCTTGCCAAGTGGGTCAAGAAGGAAGGCGACGAGATCGCCATCGGTGACGTGATCGCAGAGATCGAGACCGACAAGGCCACGATGGAAGTGGAAGCCGTCGAAGAAGGCACGCTGGGCAAGATCGTCGTCGAAGAAGGCGCGCAAGGGGTCAAGGTCAACAGCCTGATCGCGCTCATCCTCGAAGAGGGTGAAGATGCATCTGCTCTGGACAATGTCTCTGACGATGCGCCTGCAGCCTCCGAAAGTGCTCCGAAAGAAGAATCCTCCGATTCATCTTCTGATGCAAAGGGCACTGACGCACCCAAGACCATTCCTGCTGCAGCTGCGCCACAGGCTCCGCTCGTCAAGCCGGTCGAGGAAGAAGCGCCTGAAATTCCTGAAGGCACACCGATGAAAACCCAGTCCGTCCGCGAAGCTTTGCGCGACGGTATGGTCGAGGAAATGCGCAAGGATGATCGCGTCTTCCTGATGGGTGAGGAAGTTGCCGAATATCAGGGTGCCTACAAAATCACGCAGGGCATGCTGGACGAGTTCGGTCCGAAGCGTGTCATCGATACGCCGATCACCGAGCACGGCTTTACCGGCCTTGCCGCCGGTGCAGCCATGGCTGGTCTCAGACCAATCGTCGAGTTCATGACCTTCAACTTCGCCATGCAGGCGATGGACCAGATCATCAACTCCTCTGCCAAGACGCTCTATATGTCCGGTGGGCAGATCACCAACCCGATCGTCTTCCGTGGTCCGAACGGCGCTGCTGCCCGCGTTGCCGCGCAGCACAGCCAGGACTATTCGGCATGGTACTCCTCGGTGCCCGGCCTGATCGTGGTGAACCCCTATACTGCGGCCGATTACAAGGGCCTGATGAAATCGGCGATCCGGACGAATAACCCGGTTGTCTTCCTTGAGAACGAGATCCTTTACGGCCACAATTTTGATGTTCCCGATATCGAAGATCATATTGTGCCGCTCGGCAAAGCGCGCGTCGCCCGCAAGGGGACCGACGTGACCATCGTCTCTTTCGGTATTGGCATGACCTATGCGCTTGGCGCAGCGGAAGAGCTGGCCAAAGAGGGTGTCGATGCTGAAGTGATCGACCTCAGGACCCTGCGTCCGCTCGATATCGATACGGTGCTTCGCTCTGTCATCAAGACCGGACGCTGCGTGACGGTCGAAGAAGGCTGGCCGCAATGTTCAATGTCTTCGGAGCTTGGTTTCCAGATCATGGAAAAGGCTTTCGATTATCTCGACGCTCCGGTCGCCCGGGTGACAGGCAAGGATGTGCCGATGCCATATGCTGCAAATCTCGAAAAGCTCGCACTGCCGAGCATTGCCGAGGTTATTCAGGCCGTCAAAGCCGTCACCTACGCGTAA
- the pdhA gene encoding pyruvate dehydrogenase (acetyl-transferring) E1 component subunit alpha — MAASATGTTKKTVAKGSRRTQINRKIVEFDKEQEFHSYREMLLVRRFEEKAGQMYGMGLIGGFCHLYIGQEAVVIGMQMATKDGDQVVTSYRDHGHMLATGMDPKGVMAELTGRKGGYSKGKGGSMHMFSRDKNFFGGHGIVGAQVSIGTGLAFSNHYNENGNVSLIYFGDGASNQGQVYESFNMAKLWNLPAVYIIENNKYGMGTSVERSSSNSDLSQRGASFGIPGEQVDGMDVRAVLAAAERAIEWAREGKGPYILEMITYRYRGHSMSDPAKYRSKEEVQKMRNEHDPIEQVRLRMIEAGMATEDELKSIDKEIRAVVSEAAEFAQNDPEPDEAELWTDVTV, encoded by the coding sequence ATGGCCGCATCCGCGACAGGCACCACCAAGAAGACGGTGGCCAAAGGGTCGAGACGCACCCAGATCAATCGAAAAATTGTAGAATTTGATAAGGAACAGGAGTTTCACTCTTATCGTGAAATGCTGCTTGTTCGCCGCTTTGAAGAGAAGGCCGGCCAGATGTATGGCATGGGCCTCATCGGCGGTTTCTGTCACCTATATATTGGACAGGAAGCTGTTGTTATTGGGATGCAGATGGCAACGAAGGATGGTGATCAGGTTGTCACATCCTATCGTGACCACGGGCATATGCTCGCAACCGGCATGGATCCCAAGGGTGTCATGGCCGAGTTGACCGGTCGCAAGGGCGGCTATTCCAAAGGCAAGGGCGGCTCGATGCACATGTTCAGCCGCGACAAGAACTTCTTTGGCGGCCACGGCATCGTCGGCGCTCAGGTGTCGATCGGCACAGGTCTTGCCTTCTCCAACCACTATAATGAAAATGGCAATGTCTCGCTGATCTATTTCGGCGATGGCGCGTCCAACCAGGGTCAGGTCTACGAGAGCTTCAATATGGCCAAGCTCTGGAACTTGCCTGCAGTCTACATTATCGAGAACAACAAATACGGCATGGGCACCTCGGTCGAGCGGTCCTCGTCCAACAGTGATCTGTCTCAGCGCGGTGCGTCGTTCGGCATTCCCGGCGAGCAGGTCGACGGTATGGATGTTCGCGCCGTTCTTGCCGCCGCCGAGCGCGCCATCGAATGGGCTCGCGAAGGCAAGGGGCCGTACATTCTCGAAATGATTACCTATCGCTATCGCGGTCACTCCATGTCGGACCCTGCGAAGTATCGTTCCAAGGAAGAAGTGCAGAAAATGCGCAATGAACATGACCCGATCGAGCAGGTCCGCCTGCGCATGATCGAGGCGGGCATGGCAACCGAGGACGAACTCAAAAGCATCGACAAGGAAATTCGTGCCGTCGTTTCCGAAGCGGCAGAATTTGCGCAGAACGATCCCGAGCCGGATGAAGCCGAGCTCTGGACCGATGTGACCGTGTGA
- a CDS encoding septum formation initiator family protein, which translates to MATRQRRNSVLRHLALPFCFLLILGYFVFHALHGGYGVYALGDMKARADALEADLLAYRIERETEEHRIALFRRETLDPDMMDERARAYMNVAHPDELVILTN; encoded by the coding sequence ATGGCAACTCGCCAGAGAAGAAATTCTGTTCTGCGCCATCTGGCGCTTCCATTTTGTTTTCTCCTCATTCTTGGATATTTTGTGTTCCATGCGCTTCATGGTGGCTATGGCGTCTATGCGCTGGGTGACATGAAGGCACGGGCTGACGCGCTTGAGGCCGATCTTTTGGCCTATCGGATCGAACGGGAAACCGAAGAGCATCGTATTGCCCTGTTTCGCCGCGAGACTCTGGATCCTGATATGATGGACGAGCGGGCGCGGGCCTATATGAATGTTGCGCACCCCGACGAGCTGGTTATTTTGACGAATTAA
- a CDS encoding UbiD family decarboxylase, protein MYHRSQPPFADLRSFLQFCEKQGCLKRIRQPVHMKLEATELQRQVMLKKGPALLLEEPILHDGTRSSIPVLLNLFGTIERVAWGLGCAPDQLLELGTFLAYLRQPQPPEKSEILSAIGPLLKAATSLRGKVQSSAPCQEVVTLGTDIDLNTLPIQGCWPDEPAPLVTWPIVITRPENNEQIRSYNWGVYRMQQAGRNQLIVRWLESRGGAAHFRSWKTCGKDMPVAIAIGSDPATILGAVIPIPETLSEAQFSGLFRGKPTQLVQAKTQPLLVPANAEIVIEGIVSASDTRPEGPYGDHTGYYNSVEPFPVMTVTAITHRRDPIYISTFTGRAPDEPSVIAEALNDVFLPLVRQSFPEVVDCWLPPEAASYRIAVLSIDKRYAGQARRVMMGMWSMLPQFNMTKLIITVDKHVNARNWADVMWAVATKTDPSRDLLTIENTPMDYLDFASVKEGLCGKLGIDATDKIGSETDRDWGRELKMEPQTIASVEKLMKDLNL, encoded by the coding sequence ATGTATCACCGCAGCCAGCCACCCTTTGCCGATCTGCGCAGCTTCCTGCAATTCTGTGAAAAGCAAGGGTGCCTCAAAAGAATCCGTCAACCGGTTCACATGAAGCTCGAAGCCACGGAGCTGCAACGACAGGTCATGCTGAAAAAAGGCCCGGCCCTGCTGCTTGAGGAACCAATTCTCCATGACGGCACCCGCAGCAGCATTCCTGTTCTGCTCAATCTCTTCGGCACCATCGAGCGCGTCGCCTGGGGCCTTGGCTGTGCGCCGGACCAATTGCTTGAGCTCGGCACCTTTCTGGCCTATTTGCGCCAACCTCAACCACCGGAGAAATCTGAAATCCTTTCGGCCATCGGCCCGCTCCTCAAAGCAGCTACAAGCCTCAGGGGCAAAGTCCAATCCTCCGCCCCTTGCCAAGAGGTCGTCACCCTTGGCACCGACATCGATCTGAACACCTTGCCAATTCAGGGCTGCTGGCCTGATGAGCCCGCCCCTCTTGTCACATGGCCGATTGTCATCACCCGGCCTGAGAATAACGAGCAGATCCGCAGCTACAACTGGGGCGTCTATCGCATGCAGCAGGCAGGACGCAACCAACTGATCGTTCGTTGGCTCGAAAGCCGCGGCGGTGCAGCACATTTCCGCTCCTGGAAAACGTGCGGCAAAGACATGCCCGTGGCCATCGCCATCGGTAGCGATCCGGCAACGATTCTGGGAGCCGTGATCCCCATCCCCGAAACGCTGAGCGAAGCCCAGTTCTCAGGCCTGTTTCGCGGCAAGCCGACCCAGCTTGTTCAAGCCAAAACCCAACCACTCCTCGTGCCGGCCAACGCCGAAATCGTCATAGAAGGCATCGTCTCCGCTTCCGACACCCGGCCCGAGGGCCCGTATGGCGATCACACCGGCTATTATAACAGCGTAGAACCCTTTCCCGTGATGACCGTCACCGCCATCACCCACCGGCGCGACCCCATTTATATCTCGACCTTCACCGGCCGTGCACCGGACGAGCCCTCTGTGATTGCTGAGGCCCTCAACGATGTCTTTCTGCCGCTCGTGCGCCAAAGCTTCCCCGAGGTTGTCGACTGCTGGCTGCCACCCGAAGCCGCATCCTATCGCATCGCCGTTCTGTCGATCGACAAGCGCTACGCCGGTCAAGCACGCCGGGTGATGATGGGCATGTGGTCCATGCTGCCGCAATTCAACATGACCAAGCTGATCATCACGGTCGACAAACACGTAAATGCACGCAATTGGGCCGATGTCATGTGGGCCGTCGCCACCAAGACCGATCCGTCCCGCGATCTCCTCACCATCGAAAACACCCCGATGGACTACCTCGATTTTGCGTCAGTCAAGGAAGGGCTGTGCGGCAAGCTCGGCATCGACGCAACAGACAAAATAGGATCAGAAACCGACCGCGACTGGGGGAGAGAGCTCAAAATGGAACCACAGACCATTGCCAGCGTTGAGAAACTAATGAAGGATCTCAATCTCTGA
- a CDS encoding UbiX family flavin prenyltransferase — protein MTREKPTSIGIVVTGASGGLLALETLHLIQRLKEDNPALESHAIFTKGGKRTCALELSDVQRGALYSLPDKSYDDTNLAAPIASGSNTLDALLFVPCSIRSLSAIAYSQTDRLSIRAADVMLKERRRLVLAVRESPLHAGHLQSMLTVSQMGGIIAPPVPAFYLQPESVEDMAKQTAARLLMLLGLDLGEHMKRWEG, from the coding sequence ATGACACGCGAGAAACCAACCAGCATCGGAATAGTGGTAACGGGCGCTTCGGGCGGCCTGCTTGCGCTTGAAACCCTGCATCTCATCCAGCGACTAAAAGAAGACAACCCCGCGCTGGAAAGCCATGCGATCTTCACCAAAGGCGGCAAGCGCACCTGCGCCCTTGAATTGAGCGACGTTCAGCGAGGGGCACTTTATTCATTGCCCGACAAGAGTTACGACGACACCAATCTGGCCGCTCCCATCGCAAGCGGGTCCAACACCCTTGATGCTCTGTTGTTTGTCCCCTGCTCAATCCGCAGCCTCAGCGCCATTGCCTACAGTCAGACTGACCGGCTTTCCATTCGCGCCGCCGATGTGATGTTGAAAGAACGCAGGCGCCTCGTTCTCGCAGTCCGCGAAAGCCCGCTTCACGCCGGGCACCTGCAATCGATGCTCACCGTAAGCCAAATGGGCGGTATCATCGCGCCGCCGGTTCCCGCCTTCTACCTGCAACCCGAAAGCGTCGAAGACATGGCCAAACAGACAGCGGCC